One window from the genome of Nitrospira defluvii encodes:
- a CDS encoding SAM-dependent methyltransferase, with amino-acid sequence MKVQTRTWPLPAQDDWSTPFAELLLEQLDLRTGLRILDIASGHGIPAFYLAERVGPTGSVIGIDASRSQVASARAIQRAELPWLRFDCVDMRALPASLPTFQRITGNLSVMFLRPNRFEAMKGLIEHLEPGGQLVLTFPSLGTFDSIWKRIDQEMSRHGLTIERERLAAHVAERPSAAEARGWLEQLAMERIDVIERPLEVASGSGQRFLQHPLLRGGFLDDAYECFEDAGLADTVMSSVAADLESMIPLTARRCALSGWKPHA; translated from the coding sequence ATGAAGGTTCAGACGAGGACATGGCCCCTCCCTGCGCAGGATGACTGGTCGACGCCATTTGCCGAGCTCCTGCTGGAACAACTCGATCTCCGTACGGGGCTGCGCATCCTCGACATTGCCTCCGGTCATGGCATTCCAGCGTTTTACCTGGCGGAGCGCGTCGGTCCGACAGGCTCCGTGATCGGCATCGATGCCAGCCGGAGCCAGGTCGCGAGCGCGCGCGCCATTCAGCGGGCCGAGCTTCCCTGGTTGCGATTCGACTGTGTCGACATGCGCGCCCTTCCCGCATCCCTTCCCACATTCCAACGTATCACCGGCAATCTCTCCGTGATGTTCCTCCGACCGAATCGGTTTGAGGCGATGAAGGGACTCATCGAACATCTGGAACCCGGCGGTCAGTTGGTGTTGACCTTTCCCTCGCTCGGCACGTTCGATTCCATCTGGAAGCGAATCGACCAGGAAATGAGCCGACATGGATTGACCATCGAGCGTGAACGGCTGGCCGCGCATGTGGCGGAGCGGCCCTCGGCGGCGGAGGCGCGTGGTTGGCTGGAACAGCTCGCTATGGAGCGGATCGACGTGATCGAGCGGCCGCTTGAGGTGGCCAGTGGGTCCGGGCAACGGTTTCTCCAGCATCCGCTGTTACGTGGTGGATTTCTCGACGATGCCTACGAATGTTTCGAAGACGCCGGGCTGGCCGATACGGTCATGAGCAGCGTAGCAGCGGATCTTGAGAGTATGATCCCGTTGACGGCCCGGCGTTGCGCACTGAGTGGTTGGAAGCCCCACGCGTAA
- a CDS encoding SHOCT domain-containing protein gives MSMRWDRALWLWLCLVLVGCASAAPQAEPPCFSCGDQRLVRIVPLTKLRSNDQGSRFQHPVNLSQAEWETVLRGVMVRSTHSPLLGPSYQGATESLFLDEEVHAFGASLRQAFRQATEQEQVVFALARPSETGVTQVTSGAWFVEAGRMHLRLANCRVAVTMPSIQRQIWIDPLFAQAGTFYELVPGNHQTLVNQPSGGGGVFRLDPVELVIDRSGRREEVAPAAPEGPPSLPAVSSLEERLAVLKRLRDQELITEEEYRLKKQQLLERL, from the coding sequence ATGTCCATGCGATGGGATAGGGCGTTATGGCTTTGGCTGTGCCTGGTATTGGTCGGTTGCGCGAGTGCGGCACCTCAAGCCGAGCCCCCCTGCTTCTCCTGCGGCGATCAACGGCTGGTGCGAATTGTGCCGCTGACGAAGCTTCGGTCGAACGATCAGGGAAGTCGATTTCAGCATCCGGTAAATCTGTCGCAGGCAGAGTGGGAGACAGTCCTGCGTGGTGTGATGGTGCGCAGCACGCACAGCCCTTTGCTCGGGCCGTCGTACCAGGGGGCCACGGAATCGCTGTTTCTCGATGAAGAGGTGCATGCCTTCGGAGCCTCACTCCGGCAGGCGTTTCGACAGGCAACCGAGCAGGAACAGGTTGTCTTCGCGCTGGCCCGCCCATCGGAGACGGGAGTGACCCAGGTGACCTCCGGTGCCTGGTTCGTTGAGGCGGGTCGAATGCACCTCCGACTGGCCAATTGCCGGGTGGCGGTCACGATGCCGTCGATCCAGCGACAAATTTGGATCGACCCCCTCTTTGCACAGGCTGGAACGTTTTATGAACTGGTGCCGGGGAACCACCAGACCTTGGTGAACCAGCCGTCCGGCGGCGGGGGGGTGTTTCGCCTCGATCCGGTGGAGCTGGTGATCGACCGTTCCGGTCGGCGTGAAGAGGTAGCGCCGGCTGCTCCCGAGGGACCGCCCAGTCTTCCCGCGGTGTCTTCGTTGGAAGAACGGCTTGCGGTGCTCAAGCGTCTTCGCGACCAGGAATTGATCACGGAAGAGGAGTATCGCCTAAAGAAACAGCAACTGTTGGAGCGGTTGTAA
- a CDS encoding methyltransferase — translation MATRQLLPDRIMQLGFGFWGSKTLLSAVELGLFTELANGSRDAKSLAKRLKLHPRSARDFFDALVALGLLKRIGARYANTAETALFLDRAKPTYVGGILEMANARLYRFWGSLTEALQTGKPQNEVKTGEDFFGTLYADPQRLEGFLKAMTGLSRGTARAIAAQFPWKRYHSFVDIGCAQGGVAVEIALAHKHLTGQGMDLPVVRPVFEAYTKSQRLQKRVTFHPGDFFKEPLPKADVLIMGHILHDWDLKEKMMLLRKAYAALPTGGALIVHEALIDDARKQNAFGLLMSLNMLIETHGGFDFTGADCRSWMKKAGFTRTKVESLAGPDSMVIAIK, via the coding sequence TTGGGGTTCGAAGACCCTGCTCAGCGCGGTGGAACTTGGGCTGTTCACGGAACTCGCCAACGGATCGCGCGATGCCAAGTCGCTCGCGAAGCGGCTGAAGCTGCATCCACGAAGCGCGCGGGACTTCTTCGATGCGCTGGTGGCGCTTGGCCTGCTGAAACGGATCGGGGCACGGTATGCGAACACGGCTGAAACCGCATTGTTCCTGGATCGCGCCAAGCCGACCTATGTCGGCGGCATCCTTGAAATGGCCAATGCCAGGCTCTACCGGTTTTGGGGATCGTTGACGGAGGCGCTTCAGACCGGCAAACCACAAAACGAGGTCAAAACGGGCGAAGATTTTTTCGGCACGCTCTACGCCGATCCCCAACGGCTGGAAGGATTCCTCAAGGCGATGACCGGCCTCAGTCGCGGCACGGCGCGCGCGATTGCGGCACAGTTTCCCTGGAAGCGATATCATTCCTTCGTCGACATCGGATGCGCGCAAGGCGGTGTGGCGGTGGAGATCGCGCTGGCGCACAAGCATCTCACCGGGCAGGGTATGGATCTCCCCGTCGTGCGGCCGGTATTCGAGGCCTACACAAAGAGTCAACGGCTGCAGAAGCGGGTCACGTTTCACCCCGGAGACTTCTTCAAGGAACCCTTGCCGAAGGCTGATGTGCTCATCATGGGCCACATCCTGCACGACTGGGATCTCAAAGAAAAAATGATGCTGTTGCGTAAGGCCTATGCCGCCTTGCCGACCGGGGGCGCGTTGATCGTGCATGAGGCGCTGATCGATGATGCGCGGAAGCAGAACGCATTCGGCTTGCTGATGAGTTTGAATATGCTGATCGAGACGCACGGCGGGTTCGACTTCACCGGTGCGGACTGCCGGAGTTGGATGAAGAAGGCCGGCTTCACACGCACGAAGGTCGAATCGCTGGCCGGGCCGGATTCCATGGTGATCGCCATCAAATGA
- a CDS encoding TerC family protein: MLDWLANPEVWIALGTLTALEIVLGIDNIIFLSVLVGRLPESQRAVARRVGLGLAMMARLGLLFSISWVMGLTKPWFTVFGHGVSGRDVILIGGGLFLMAKATHEIHNSLEGVEEGHKPAAAAGLGMVLLQIALLDIVFSLDSVITAVGLVEHVSIMAVAIILAVVVMLMAAKAIGDFVEAHPTIKILALSFLILVGVTLMVEGFDVHVPKGYIYFSMAFSVTVEMLNIRMRKKRAAPVKLHSRYAEEPRP; this comes from the coding sequence ATGTTGGACTGGCTTGCCAATCCTGAAGTATGGATCGCCCTGGGAACCCTTACCGCATTGGAAATCGTGCTGGGCATCGACAATATCATCTTCCTGTCCGTCCTGGTCGGCCGCCTGCCGGAGTCGCAACGCGCCGTCGCGCGCCGGGTGGGCCTGGGTCTCGCCATGATGGCCAGGCTCGGGCTGCTGTTTTCGATTTCCTGGGTCATGGGCTTGACCAAACCCTGGTTCACGGTGTTCGGTCACGGAGTCTCGGGCCGTGATGTGATTTTGATCGGGGGCGGGCTGTTCCTCATGGCCAAGGCCACGCACGAAATTCACAACAGCCTGGAGGGTGTCGAGGAGGGCCACAAGCCCGCCGCCGCCGCGGGCCTCGGGATGGTGCTGCTCCAGATCGCGCTCCTGGACATCGTCTTTTCGTTGGACTCCGTGATCACAGCCGTCGGCCTCGTCGAGCATGTATCGATCATGGCGGTGGCCATCATCCTGGCCGTGGTGGTGATGCTGATGGCCGCGAAGGCGATCGGCGATTTCGTGGAAGCGCATCCGACGATCAAGATTCTGGCCCTGTCGTTCTTGATCCTGGTCGGCGTGACCTTGATGGTCGAGGGATTCGACGTGCACGTCCCGAAGGGCTACATTTATTTCTCCATGGCTTTTTCGGTCACGGTGGAGATGCTGAATATTCGCATGCGCAAGAAGCGGGCTGCGCCGGTCAAACTGCATAGCCGGTATGCGGAGGAGCCGCGGCCCTAA
- a CDS encoding carboxypeptidase-like regulatory domain-containing protein yields MFGHRSRIYRLLFVLGLCCLGGGAPAWADYNVIEVPDGGTIKGQAVWKGAIPKVPPLRVFADLDACGMQVSSPVLRVDQATNGVQDVLVYLERVDRGKAAEAVYRLPMGKGAASSAAQTCQFQHPVFPFVRTSQVGLINFESVLHNPHFFSEKQASLFNLALPTPDREITTALPRARGVGLRLQCDVHVHMNAWAAAFDHPYFAVTDSQGRFEISGIPPGSYTVVAWHSGYNILKFNASRPVYDEPHVIRKTVTIAPQALVESQFEFPVRPVDVDWTIAGGLELPPE; encoded by the coding sequence ATGTTCGGACATCGTTCACGCATCTACCGCCTTCTGTTTGTGCTGGGTCTGTGCTGTCTGGGAGGGGGCGCCCCCGCATGGGCGGACTACAACGTCATCGAGGTGCCCGACGGAGGAACGATCAAGGGCCAGGCCGTCTGGAAGGGGGCGATTCCCAAGGTGCCGCCGCTCAGGGTGTTCGCTGATCTTGATGCCTGCGGGATGCAGGTGTCCTCGCCTGTCCTGCGCGTCGACCAGGCCACGAACGGTGTTCAGGATGTGCTGGTGTACCTTGAGCGAGTGGACCGTGGGAAAGCGGCGGAGGCCGTCTATCGCCTTCCCATGGGGAAGGGTGCGGCGTCGTCCGCAGCGCAGACCTGTCAGTTCCAGCATCCGGTCTTTCCATTTGTGCGTACGTCACAGGTCGGACTGATCAATTTCGAGTCGGTGCTGCACAATCCCCATTTCTTCAGCGAGAAACAGGCCAGCCTGTTTAACCTCGCCCTGCCGACTCCCGATCGCGAAATCACGACCGCGCTGCCCAGAGCCCGCGGGGTCGGGTTGCGGCTGCAATGTGATGTGCATGTGCACATGAATGCCTGGGCGGCGGCGTTCGATCACCCCTATTTCGCCGTGACCGATTCACAGGGGCGCTTTGAAATCAGCGGCATCCCGCCGGGATCCTACACCGTGGTAGCCTGGCATTCCGGCTATAACATCCTCAAGTTCAACGCCTCTCGTCCGGTCTACGACGAACCTCATGTCATTCGGAAGACGGTGACGATCGCACCGCAGGCCTTGGTCGAATCCCAGTTTGAGTTTCCTGTCCGTCCAGTCGACGTCGATTGGACCATCGCCGGTGGGTTGGAACTGCCGCCTGAATAA